A genomic window from Armatimonadota bacterium includes:
- the gabT gene encoding 4-aminobutyrate--2-oxoglutarate transaminase: MPRTRVALPGPRAQELLRLREQYVPRGVATTVPTFVAWAEGARLRDVDGNEFIDFAAGISVVNVGHRPAPVVEAVRDQTDRFLHTCAHVAMYELYLRLAERLATITPGGWAKKVLLVNSGAEAVENAVKIARAATGRRALVCFEYAFHGRTLLALSLTSKIKPYKFGFGPFAPEIYRAPYSYPYRCPRGGDPGDCPICTGQALEAFLKTHVDAEDVAAVIVEPVAGEGGFVVPHPRFLPTVAEVCRRHGILLIADEIQTGFGRTGSLFAVEHAGVAPDLLVLSKSLAAGLPLAAVVGRAEVMDAPVVGGLGGTFGGNPVSCAAALAVLDLVTDPAFLERAGRVGAAVQARLRQMAERYPLVGEARGLGAMAALELVRDRSTREPAVEETTAVLRGCHQRGLFILKAGVYDNVVRLLPPLTISDEELETGLQILEEALAAAAA, translated from the coding sequence ATGCCTCGCACCAGAGTTGCCCTGCCCGGGCCCCGGGCCCAGGAGCTCTTGCGCCTGCGCGAACAATACGTCCCCCGCGGGGTGGCCACCACAGTCCCCACATTCGTCGCCTGGGCGGAGGGGGCCCGCCTGCGGGACGTGGATGGTAACGAGTTCATCGACTTCGCTGCCGGCATCAGCGTGGTCAACGTGGGGCACCGCCCCGCGCCAGTGGTGGAGGCTGTGCGCGACCAGACGGACCGCTTCCTGCACACCTGCGCCCACGTGGCCATGTACGAACTGTATCTGCGCTTAGCAGAACGCTTGGCCACGATCACGCCCGGTGGCTGGGCGAAGAAGGTCCTCCTGGTGAACAGCGGCGCTGAGGCGGTGGAGAACGCCGTAAAGATAGCCCGCGCGGCCACAGGGCGCCGCGCCCTGGTCTGCTTCGAGTATGCCTTCCACGGGCGGACACTGCTGGCCCTCAGCCTGACCAGCAAGATCAAGCCCTACAAATTCGGCTTCGGCCCCTTCGCTCCCGAGATCTACCGGGCGCCGTACTCCTACCCGTACCGTTGCCCGCGGGGCGGAGATCCTGGTGACTGCCCCATCTGCACCGGTCAGGCCTTGGAGGCCTTCCTGAAGACGCACGTCGACGCGGAGGATGTGGCCGCGGTCATCGTGGAACCGGTGGCCGGTGAGGGCGGCTTCGTCGTGCCGCACCCGCGATTCCTGCCCACCGTGGCGGAGGTCTGCCGCCGTCACGGGATCCTCCTCATCGCGGATGAGATCCAGACAGGCTTCGGCCGCACGGGAAGCCTCTTTGCCGTAGAGCACGCCGGCGTGGCTCCCGATCTGCTGGTCCTCTCCAAATCTCTGGCCGCCGGTCTACCTCTGGCGGCGGTGGTGGGACGGGCGGAGGTGATGGATGCTCCGGTGGTGGGAGGCCTGGGAGGGACGTTTGGCGGCAACCCCGTAAGCTGTGCGGCGGCGCTGGCCGTGCTCGACCTGGTGACCGATCCCGCATTCCTGGAGCGGGCCGGCCGGGTGGGTGCCGCCGTCCAGGCCCGCCTGCGCCAGATGGCCGAACGTTACCCGCTGGTGGGAGAGGCTCGGGGCCTGGGAGCCATGGCGGCGCTGGAGCTGGTGCGGGACCGGAGCACCAGGGAGCCCGCGGTCGAGGAGACGACAGCGGTGCTGCGCGGCTGCCACCAGCGCGGCCTGTTCATCCTCAAGGCCGGTGTCTACGACAATGTGGTCCGCCTGCTGCCCCCGCTGACC